GAAAATGGAATATAGGTCACGTGGTTTTGCTTATCGATAATTTTCACCCCGATAGCGCCGGTGGCCGTATTCTGATAAAGATCATAGACTTTTCCATTGCGTGAATCGGTGTCGATCAGCTTATCGGCTCCTATATAAATGCCGGAGGTCTGCACTACAGCATCGATGTCTGACCCACCCGTTGTGCCTGCTGTATCGACAATTTTCATATATTTAAATGTTGGCGCGACAGCTTTGTAGGCGTCCAGGTCATATCCAATAACGGAGCCATGGCCCGCCTGGCCGCTGGAAAGACTTTTAAAAGAGGGAGAAAGCTTAGTCCAGGTCGTCAAATCATTGGATACATAGGCATCCCAGGATTCATACGTCTCAGCCTCATACACATAGACCTCCGCATTATTTGTCCCATCGGGTAACAATGCGTACGGATCGAACTCAAGAATAATATAACCGCCATCAAGCGTTGCAAGCGTATTGGCCGAAGTATAGTAATCCGGCGCGCCCAGGGCCTGAGAGCCTATATTATTAGGCGCTTTGGCATTCGGACCAGGCTTATATTCTACGACTTTTGTCGCATAACCAACGGCATTCCCCGGTATATCCCCATACCCCTTATAACTCTGAGCAAAAGTGGATGAAGCGCACAGCAAACAGAGTGCAGCGAGAGATACTTTTTTCATGGTCTCCTCCATTAATGTAAAACCTGATTTAAATATCTGGCTGATAAAAAAGATTGGTGGGATTGATTATGAAATCGATAAGCAGTTTGAAAATCAGTTTCGCTATTGTGTCGCTCAGCATCAGGGGCAGAAATCGCCGCTCGCGACGCAGCGATTTAAATACTTTCTGCGGTCATTTCCAGCAATGGCTGCCACTCTCATGCTTACATTGGCAAACCAGGCTCCTGATTCAACTTCGGCGCCAGAATATACCCTCTCTGGCGCAGCTGCTGCGCAATGCGCTTACCGCGTTGCCTGTAGATCGAACCACATAGCCGTAAGGCTTGTTGTTTGCGTCACTGTCCCGCGTTGGCGGCGGGCCTGAATGGTAAAGAGCGGCGCCGCTGATGCGGCGGGCCAGCAGTGCTGGCGCTATTCTTTCATCATCGTTGCGGTAAGGCTTTTCAGCCTGCTCGCTGAACGCTATAATTAAAGAACACTTAAATTATCTATCTAAAGGAAACTTAAGTCAAGCGGATTTAAGATATCTTAACTATGACAATGAAAACGATCGGCGATCGCCTGCGTGCGAGACGCAAAGAGTTAAGGTTGACGCAAAAGGATTTAGCCTCGCGGGTGGGGGTTTCTCATGTCGCCATCTCTCAATGGGAGAAAGACGAGACCGCGCCCAGAGGCGATAACCTGCTTCGCCTGTCGGAAGCGTTGGGCTGCGCGCCCTCCTATCTGCATACCGGGGATGGCGCAGCAACCAACGTCGCCCCTGGATCAATGGATTTTCGCGCCGTGCCTGTAATTAGCTATGTGCAGGCCGGATACTGGACGGCAGAATGCACTATCCGTTCTATAGAAGGAGATATAGAGTTTCTGCATACGAATATGGAACTATCAGACTCAGCTTTTACCTTGATTATCAAGGGCAATTCCATGGAGCCGGATTTTCGCGAAGGCGATGCGGTAGTGATCGATCCTGAGGTGATTCCGCTTCCCGGCGATTTTGTGGTGGCGAAAAACGGCGAAGAGGAAGCGCTGTTCAAGAAGTATCGGCCTCGCGGCATTATTTCAGGCCAGGAGGTGTTTGAGCTGGTCCCGCTTAATGAAGATTACCCTACGCTGCGTTCAGATCAGGTGCCGATACGCATCATCGGCACGATGATTGAGCATCGCAGATACCGGAAAAGGCGCTCTTAACCGCCCACCCACTCTAGCCCGCCGCGTGCGGGTTTTTTTATGCCGACGCCCTCACTCTCTTTCCCCAGCGGCTGAGGGTGCCAGAAGCGCACAGCAATTAAAGTTATCTTAATTGATAAACTTGACAGATAACTTAAGTTATCTTAAATTTATCAGGCCTGGTAATGCGCTTCGCACCGCCAAAGGCCGCGCCCGTTAACGCCATCATGATAAAAATCATTCACCGCAGCGCCTGTGGCGGCTCTCGCACGCCTGCATGTTGTGAGCGATGAGCAGCAGAGCATGTCGCGGCATGCCTTAAGCGGCCGCCATAAACAGAAACAGGACGCAGCGGCACCTGCTGCGTCTGAAACCGTTTGGAGGATCTTATGACCACGATTAGCTATGGCACTTCAGTCGCAGTAAATGCAAAAGCGCGCCGCCATGCGCGCCGTCGGGCCGCTGCGATGCAACGTGAATATCTGGAAAGCATCATTGACGCGGCTTTCGGCGTCAGTCCGGCGGCTGCGGCCCCTCCCCGCCGTGTCGATAAAGCGGTTAACTTACCTTCACTGCGGGAAAAACCGTATAAGGGGGCGGTCTGTTTGCCGGGCGTGGCGCTCTATGCCGGCGCAATAGCCAGGGGAGAAAAAAAATAATGAAGCACGCCTGACGATGTTTGCGGTAGCGCACATCAGCCGTGCAACAGGGGTCGCTCTGGGCCATGCTGACAGGGTAAAAGCGCGCTGCGCGCCTTTACCCTGTTCACTGATGATTCGATTTTTCACCGAAAAAGTAGAAACCCAGCGGCAGAGAGAAGATAAGGGTCAGCACCAGGGTGTAGACGACAACCATCGCGCCCTGCAGCAGGTACATCTGCGTGGTCCATTCAGAAAGCGGCAGGTTATATTCTTCAATAACGCCGCCGATGGTGGCGCGCACCAGGATCACTAACGCCACGCAAAACACCACGGAAATGGAAAGCAGAAATTTTTTCCCTTCGGGCCGTTTTAATTTCTCGCGTATCACACCTTTTCTCCTGTAAGAGATTATCGCTGCGCTACCTTATCATTAATCGCCTCTGGTTGCCTGTTCGCCCGCGGTTTTTTGCCGTTCAGCATCGTGCTTTTCCTGCGTGGCGATACGCTAAGCGAGCCTGCTAATACCGGGCCCCTCCTCCCTTGCTGTGGCTCCCCTGTCACTCTATTTAATTGTCAATATAATAATTACAATGTTAATTATTGCGGAGTACTGGACAACGCTATCATCTCTTCTGGTAAGGTATGCGCCACTCACGCCACGAACCAGGAAAATGCCATGCTGTCTACTCTCATCTATCGCAGTCATCTCTGCGATGACGTTCCGGTAAAAATCCTGGAAGAGATGGTGAGCAAAGCCAATAAGCTCAACGAATCCTATGATGTCACCGGCATTTTGCTCTTTAACGGCACGCACTTTTTCCAGGTTCTGGAAGGTCCCGAAGAGGCCGTTCTCACCATTTACCAACGTATCTGTCGCGATCCGCGTCATCATAATCTGGTGGAGCTGTTACGTGACTATGCGCCTTCCCGTCGCTTCGGCAACACCGGGATGGAGCTGTTTAATCTGCAGGAATATGATCCGGCCTCGGTGCTGCAGGCGGTGCTGGATAAAGGCACCACCAAATATCAGCTGACCTACGACGACAGAGCGCTGCTGTTTATCCGCACCTTTGTCGAGGCGCGGGAAAAAGAGAACTATTATGAAGTGCCGCCGGCGGACGCCTGGGATTTTCTGGTGGACGACGATTTTGTTCCGGCAGAACAAACGGCCGTGGTCGAGGCGCAGCCTTACAGCTACGCTTTCCAGCCGATTATCGACCCCTTTTCGCGCGCGATTGTCTCTTTCGAAGCATTGCTGCGCAGCGGAGAGGATGGCTCGCCGCGCAGCTATTTCGCGCAGCCGGTCAGCGAGGAAGCCTACCTGCTCGATCTGAAGTCGAAAAAACAGGCTTTCGCGCTGGCCAAAAAGCTTGGCCTTGATGCCCTGACGCTGTCGATTAACCTGATGCCGATGTCGTTAGTAAAAGTGCCTGATGCGGTGGCGTTTCTGCTGCAGGAGATTGAAGCGAACGGCCTGGTGCCGGAGCAGATCGTGGTTGAGCTGACTGAAAAAGAGGTCATTTCCCATGAGGAAGAGTTTGAAACGGCGATAAAACAGCTGAAGGCGGCGGGCATCAGCCTGGCTATCGATAACTTTGGCGCCGGCTCGGCTGGCCTGCTGCTGCTGACGCGCGTCCAGCCCGATAAGATCAAAATCGATCGCGCGATTATCAGCGAGGTACATAAAAATGGCGCCAAACAGGCGATCGTGCAGGCGATTATAAAGTGCTGTTCTTCGCTGGAGATTGCGGTGATTGCCGAAGGCGTGGAGCAACCTGAGGAGTGGATGTGGCTGGAAGCGGCGGGCATCTATAACTTCCAGGGACCGCTGTTTGCCAGTGCGAAGCTGAACGGCATTCCTGCCGTTGCCTGGCCGGAAAAGAACTGATTAAAACGGCGGCGCCCGCCGCCGTTTCATCAACCGCCATGGCGGCAGCCTGCCGCCATTCAGCGCTGAGGCGAATGACGGCTCAGCGCGCGTCATCAGTGACTCCCCCGATGCCAGGCGTTTAGCCGACGTCAGTTATTCACCCGACGCAGCCGCTTAGCCAACGCCGTCAGGCGTGACTTGCAGCCGCCTTTTCCAGCGCCGCCTGGATAGCTTCCGATAGCTCGTTGATTTCAAACTTAGCGACGTAGCCGTCAGCGCCCACTTTACGCACATGTTCTTCGTTGGCGCTGCCGGAAAGCGATGAGTGGATCACGACCGGGATCTTTTTCAGATGCTCTTCGCGCTTGATATTGCGCGTCAGGGTAAAGCCATCCATTTCCGGCATCTCCAGGTCAGTCAGCACCAGCCCGATACGGTCGCTGATCGGCTGTCCTGCCGCCTGTGCTTCCAGCGCAATCGCCTTGATTTTTTCCCAGGCTTCCAGACCGGTAGTATGCATGATGGCTGGCAGGCCCATGGTTTTCAGGCCCTGCTCCAGCATTGAGCGTGCCACTTTTGAATCTTCCGCCACGATCACTGCGGCGCCCGGCTTCATTTTAAACGCGCGCTCCTGAATCTCTTTCGGCGCCGCGTCGCGCACGGACGGGATAATATCGTAAAGGATCTGTTCGACATCCAGCACCATCGCCAGGCTGTTGCTCTGGCCATCGCTGTCGAGACAGGCGATGCTGGTAATATTGCGGCTGCTGACGCCCGATTCG
This DNA window, taken from Mixta gaviniae, encodes the following:
- a CDS encoding cell envelope biogenesis protein OmpA; protein product: MKKVSLAALCLLCASSTFAQSYKGYGDIPGNAVGYATKVVEYKPGPNAKAPNNIGSQALGAPDYYTSANTLATLDGGYIILEFDPYALLPDGTNNAEVYVYEAETYESWDAYVSNDLTTWTKLSPSFKSLSSGQAGHGSVIGYDLDAYKAVAPTFKYMKIVDTAGTTGGSDIDAVVQTSGIYIGADKLIDTDSRNGKVYDLYQNTATGAIGVKIIDKQNHVTYIPFSTDSSLDAVALSLQGDFNCDDEKDINVLATRKSDSVQLNIIKQQDGTAIRTIDNATVK
- a CDS encoding LexA family protein, which translates into the protein MTMKTIGDRLRARRKELRLTQKDLASRVGVSHVAISQWEKDETAPRGDNLLRLSEALGCAPSYLHTGDGAATNVAPGSMDFRAVPVISYVQAGYWTAECTIRSIEGDIEFLHTNMELSDSAFTLIIKGNSMEPDFREGDAVVIDPEVIPLPGDFVVAKNGEEEALFKKYRPRGIISGQEVFELVPLNEDYPTLRSDQVPIRIIGTMIEHRRYRKRRS
- a CDS encoding regulator is translated as MEDLMTTISYGTSVAVNAKARRHARRRAAAMQREYLESIIDAAFGVSPAAAAPPRRVDKAVNLPSLREKPYKGAVCLPGVALYAGAIARGEKK
- a CDS encoding DUF2534 family protein, whose amino-acid sequence is MIREKLKRPEGKKFLLSISVVFCVALVILVRATIGGVIEEYNLPLSEWTTQMYLLQGAMVVVYTLVLTLIFSLPLGFYFFGEKSNHQ
- a CDS encoding diguanylate phosphodiesterase; the protein is MLSTLIYRSHLCDDVPVKILEEMVSKANKLNESYDVTGILLFNGTHFFQVLEGPEEAVLTIYQRICRDPRHHNLVELLRDYAPSRRFGNTGMELFNLQEYDPASVLQAVLDKGTTKYQLTYDDRALLFIRTFVEAREKENYYEVPPADAWDFLVDDDFVPAEQTAVVEAQPYSYAFQPIIDPFSRAIVSFEALLRSGEDGSPRSYFAQPVSEEAYLLDLKSKKQAFALAKKLGLDALTLSINLMPMSLVKVPDAVAFLLQEIEANGLVPEQIVVELTEKEVISHEEEFETAIKQLKAAGISLAIDNFGAGSAGLLLLTRVQPDKIKIDRAIISEVHKNGAKQAIVQAIIKCCSSLEIAVIAEGVEQPEEWMWLEAAGIYNFQGPLFASAKLNGIPAVAWPEKN
- a CDS encoding chemotaxis protein; protein product: MDNFQKDIDERANLALSNKFELLLFRLGSSPDSEKAELFGINVFKLREIVPMPTITRAAGMQSPLLGMANIREQIIPVIDLAAVAGCTPSTGLNLLLVTEYARSTQAFAVESVDNIVRLDWSQVHTAESGVSSRNITSIACLDSDGQSNSLAMVLDVEQILYDIIPSVRDAAPKEIQERAFKMKPGAAVIVAEDSKVARSMLEQGLKTMGLPAIMHTTGLEAWEKIKAIALEAQAAGQPISDRIGLVLTDLEMPEMDGFTLTRNIKREEHLKKIPVVIHSSLSGSANEEHVRKVGADGYVAKFEINELSEAIQAALEKAAASHA